One Turneriella parva DSM 21527 genomic region harbors:
- the rplM gene encoding 50S ribosomal protein L13 yields MDPLKGQRTHFPKRAELTHKWVVVDAKDAILGRVSTKIASLLMGKNKTNYQPGQLVGDHVVVINASQVKVSGNKEAEKEYIWHSRYYGGMKTRSYKKQMEIAPDQAVLLTVKGMLPKTKYGRKLLTRVRVFAGAEHNLQGQQPVAK; encoded by the coding sequence ATGGATCCTCTCAAAGGGCAGCGTACGCATTTTCCCAAGCGCGCCGAATTAACACATAAATGGGTCGTGGTAGACGCGAAAGACGCGATCTTGGGCCGCGTCAGCACCAAAATTGCCTCGTTACTGATGGGCAAGAACAAGACCAACTACCAACCCGGCCAGCTGGTCGGTGACCATGTTGTCGTCATCAATGCTTCACAGGTCAAGGTTTCAGGCAACAAAGAAGCTGAAAAAGAATATATCTGGCACAGCCGCTACTACGGTGGCATGAAAACCCGCTCATACAAGAAGCAAATGGAAATTGCACCTGACCAGGCGGTATTGCTGACTGTCAAGGGCATGCTGCCGAAAACAAAATATGGCCGCAAACTGCTCACACGCGTACGCGTATTTGCGGGAGCCGAGCATAACCTGCAGGGCCAACAGCCCGTAGCGAAATAA
- a CDS encoding ion transporter: MAAHAAAKPMKKDYSEDSDKDNLTGWRARVHEIVYEADTPAGKAFDVTLVFAIIASVLVLMLESVRPIEAAWHWQLKTLEWMFTFFFTAEYLLRLYSVTRPLKYATSFFGIVDLVAVLPTWVSFFFPGSQYLLSVRVLRLLRIFRILKLANYLSQAEILKRALANSRRKIIVFLLTVMTLVVIIGTIVYVVEGEENGFTSIPTGVYWAIVTLTTVGYGDISPKTPLGQALASVVMIMGYGIIAVPTGIVTAELTQDQGSPKPVSTQSCRACSAEGHDVDAKYCKYCGDEL; the protein is encoded by the coding sequence ATGGCTGCACATGCGGCAGCCAAACCGATGAAAAAAGACTACAGCGAAGACTCTGACAAAGACAACCTCACCGGCTGGCGCGCGCGCGTGCACGAAATCGTCTACGAGGCCGACACGCCGGCCGGCAAGGCGTTCGATGTCACGCTGGTCTTTGCGATTATCGCCAGTGTACTCGTGCTGATGCTCGAGAGTGTGAGGCCCATTGAGGCGGCGTGGCACTGGCAGCTCAAAACCCTCGAGTGGATGTTCACGTTTTTTTTCACGGCCGAGTATCTGCTGCGCCTCTATTCGGTGACGCGGCCGCTCAAGTACGCGACCAGCTTTTTTGGTATCGTCGACCTCGTCGCGGTATTACCGACCTGGGTGAGCTTCTTTTTTCCCGGCAGCCAATATCTGCTTTCGGTGCGCGTGTTGAGGCTGCTCAGAATCTTTCGCATTTTGAAACTCGCGAATTATCTGTCGCAGGCAGAGATTCTGAAGCGTGCGCTGGCGAACAGCCGCCGCAAGATTATCGTTTTTCTGCTGACGGTGATGACGCTCGTCGTGATTATTGGTACCATCGTCTACGTCGTTGAAGGTGAAGAAAATGGTTTTACCAGCATACCAACCGGGGTCTACTGGGCCATTGTCACGCTGACGACCGTGGGTTATGGCGATATTTCTCCGAAGACCCCGTTGGGCCAGGCGCTCGCCTCTGTGGTGATGATTATGGGCTATGGCATTATCGCCGTGCCAACAGGCATTGTCACCGCCGAACTCACACAAGACCAAGGCTCGCCCAAACCCGTCTCAACCCAGTCGTGCCGCGCATGCAGCGCAGAGGGCCACGACGTCGACGCAAAGTATTGCAAATATTGCGGCGATGAGTTGTAG
- a CDS encoding BrnA antitoxin family protein codes for MKTLKKIPKFKNENEEREFWSKNDFTDFLDFSKGIKAKFPNLKPSTRTISLRLPESLLADIKILANRQDVPYQSYIKVMLAEKVAEKRRKR; via the coding sequence ATGAAAACACTTAAGAAAATACCTAAATTCAAGAATGAAAACGAAGAAAGAGAATTCTGGTCAAAAAACGACTTCACTGACTTTCTTGATTTTTCTAAAGGTATTAAAGCCAAATTTCCTAACTTGAAGCCTTCGACCCGGACGATCTCTTTGCGGTTACCCGAATCTCTGCTAGCCGATATCAAGATACTCGCAAACCGCCAGGATGTGCCTTACCAATCTTACATCAAGGTCATGCTGGCCGAAAAGGTGGCTGAGAAGAGACGCAAGAGGTAG
- the rpsI gene encoding 30S ribosomal protein S9: MTKRKAALKPAGAEAQVRRERKTTDQFVGRRKTAVARVSLKPGSGKITINNRDINEYFPRPDLRAAVLAPLVVTERVGQIDVNVNVYGGGVAGQAQAVSLGIARSIDRADNTQHTKLKAAGLLRRDPRMVERKKYGLHKARRATQFSKR, from the coding sequence ATGACAAAACGCAAGGCGGCACTGAAGCCAGCCGGCGCTGAAGCTCAGGTTCGCCGCGAACGCAAGACTACCGACCAGTTCGTGGGCCGCCGCAAAACAGCGGTCGCGCGCGTGTCGCTGAAGCCCGGCTCGGGCAAAATCACGATCAATAACCGTGACATCAATGAATACTTTCCACGACCCGATCTGCGCGCGGCCGTTTTGGCTCCGCTCGTCGTAACGGAGCGTGTTGGCCAGATCGACGTCAATGTCAATGTGTACGGCGGCGGTGTCGCCGGTCAGGCACAGGCAGTTTCTCTCGGTATCGCGCGCAGCATTGACCGCGCCGACAACACACAGCACACTAAACTCAAAGCCGCAGGCCTGCTGCGCCGCGACCCGCGTATGGTTGAGCGTAAGAAATACGGCTTGCACAAAGCCCGCCGCGCAACCCAGTTCAGCAAGCGCTGA
- a CDS encoding BrnT family toxin has product MIIPDFEAVEGFEWNIGNIDKNFDKHNVSNPECEEVFLNEPLLIFPDLLHSETEDRYSAFGKTNQFRFLAITFIIRNRKIRVVSARDMSAKEKRQYENT; this is encoded by the coding sequence GTGATTATTCCAGACTTTGAAGCTGTAGAGGGCTTTGAGTGGAATATTGGTAATATCGATAAGAACTTCGATAAGCATAATGTCTCAAACCCTGAATGTGAAGAAGTTTTTTTGAATGAGCCACTGCTCATATTCCCTGATTTATTGCATTCTGAAACAGAAGATCGCTATAGTGCGTTCGGAAAAACAAACCAGTTTCGCTTTCTGGCTATCACCTTTATCATTCGCAATAGAAAAATTCGCGTCGTTTCTGCGCGCGATATGTCGGCAAAAGAAAAGAGGCAATATGAAAACACTTAA